In Cryptomeria japonica chromosome 10, Sugi_1.0, whole genome shotgun sequence, a genomic segment contains:
- the LOC131036192 gene encoding uncharacterized protein LOC131036192, which yields MEQQVACIREHLTVAQGRRKKYVDAHHLDRQFLVEDKVFLRVHPQKSHIRYGKISKLAPQFVRPSEILERIGPVAYRLALSPRLSHIHDVFCVSILRPYHPDVSHVLDCNALQVKDGKISLEPVCILQCRGLTLRGREIE from the coding sequence ATGGAGCAGCAAGTGGCATGTATTAGGGAGCATTTGACAGTAGCACAAGGCAGGCGAAAGAAATATGTAGATGCTCATCATTTGGACAGGCAATTTTTGGTAGAAgacaaggtgtttttgagagtgcatccGCAAAAGAGTCATATCCGTTATGGAAAAATCTCTAAGTTGGCACCCCAATTTGTAAGACCTTCTGAGATTTTAGAGAGGATTGGTCCTGTAGCATATCGCCTTGCCTTGTCGCCCCGCTTGTCCCATATCCATGATGTGTTTTGTGTGTCTATTTTGAggccttatcatcctgatgtatcACATGTTTTGGATTGTAATGCATTGCAAGTCAAAGATGGGAAAATTTCCTTGGAGCCAGTGTGCATTCTTCAGTGTCGAGGGCTGACCCTTAGGGGTCGGGAGatagagtag